DNA sequence from the bacterium genome:
GTGTGGGTCCCCAGGAATGCGGACACCCTGCCGTCCAGGTACCACGCCAACGCGCGCTTTTCGCTGGTCGCCTCGGCGTGGAAGTCGATCACGATCAGATCGCACTTGCCGCGCATGGATGTGACAAGCGCGTCGGCGGAAAGGAATGGATTGACCGCTTTCTCCCCCTTGTCATCCATGAAGATCATGCCCTGCAGGCTCACCACGCCCACGCGCGCGCCGTTGCGCGCCGTGAATATCCCGTTGCCTTTGCCGGGCAAGTGCTCGCTCACGTTGTGGGGACGCAGGATCGGATGCGAATCAAAGTAAGGGTGGATCTCGTTGTGCTCCCAGATGTGGTTGCCCGCGGTCATCACGTCTATCGGGCTCTCGAACAGTTCGTCCGCGATCTTGGGGGTCAGCCCGCGCCCCCCGGCAGCGTTCTCCGCGTTGGCGATCACGAAATCGGCCCTATGTTCGCGGACGAGCCCCGGGAGCAGTTCGCGGATCGCCTCCCTGCCGGGCCGTCCGAATATGTCGCCGATCACCAGGATCTTCATCTTATTACTTCGCGTATTCAGTGGCGCGCGTCTCGCGGATGACCGTCACCTTGATCTGGCCGGGGTATGTCATCTCCGCCTCGATCTTCTTGGCGATGTCCTTGGAGAGCACGACCGCCTCCGCGTCGTTCACCTTGTCGTTCACGACCATGACGCGCACCTCGCGGCCGGCCTGGATCGCGTAGGACTTCTCGACCCCGGCGAACGACTTGGAGATGCGCTCCAGGTCCTCGAGCCTTTTCACGTACGCCTCCAACACCTCGCGCCTGACGCCCGGTCTCGCGCCCGAGAGCGCGTCCGCGCAATCGACCACCATATCAAGCGGGGTGTTCTGCTCGATGTCCTCGTGATGCGAACCGATCGCGTGCACCACCTCCGGGTCCTCGCGGTATTTCTTGGCGTACTCCATGCCGATGAGCGCGTGTGATCCCTCGACCTCGTGGGAGACCGCCTTGCCGATGTCGTGCAGGAGCCCCGCGCGGCGCGCCTTGACCTCGTCGAGACCGAGTTCCGCCGCCATCATGCCGGCGAGATAAGCCACCTCGCGCGTGTGGGCCAGCACGTTCTGCGCAAAGCTGAAGCGATATTTGAGCGAGCCCAGGAGCTTCACCAGCTCGGGGTGAACATTGGGGACGTTGAGTTCGAGGCAGAGCTGTTCGCCGGTTTCCTTGACAGAGGCCTCGACCTCCTTCGTCACCTTCTGCACCATCTCCTCGATGCGCGTGGGATGGATGCGGCCGTCGGCGATTAGATTCTCCAACGTGATGCGGGCTATCTCGCGGCGCACGGGGTTGAAACCCGAGAGGATCACCGCCTCTGGCGTGTCGTCTATCACGATGTCGATGCCGGTCGCGGCCTCGAGCGCGCGGATGTTGCGCCCCTCGCGGCCGATGATGCGGCCCTTCATGTCGTCGCTGGGTAGCTGGACGACCGAGATGGCGCGCTCGGCCGTGTAGTCGGATGCCATCCTTTCCATCGCAGTGGAGATGATGAACTTCGCCTTTTTCTGGGACTCCTCCTTGGCGCGCTCCTCGACCTCCTGTATCTCGCGCGCCGCGTCCTGCTTCGCCTCGTCGACCAGAGCCTCCTTAAGTTGCCTCTTTGCCTCATCGGTGGTGATGCCCGCGACCTGCTCGAGTTTGCGCTTCGTCTCGGTGACGAGATCCATGTAGCGCTTCTCGAGACCCTCGACGTGCTTCTTGCGGTCCACGATCGATTGCTCGGCCTTTACTACCTCCTCCTCCTTCTTCTCGACGAGTTCGAACTTCTTTTCGAGATTGTCCTCTTTCTGCTGAAGCCTCTTCTCCGTCAGGTTGAGCTCCCTCTGCTTCTCCTGGCTCTCCTTTTCGAAGGCCTCGCGCGCGCGCAGCTGCATATCCTTCGCAGTGAGCTCCGCCTCCTTCTTCATGGACCTCGCCTGCTGCTCCGCGTCGCGGAGCATGGACTGTGACTTCTGCTCCGCCTCCTCGACCCTCTTTTTTCCGATCTTCCTTCGAACGGCTGTGCCGACGGCAAAACCTGCTCCGATGGACACCGCCAGGAAAACTATCGCCTGCCATATTTCCAGCAACACGGTCACCTCCTATATTTTAAGGCGCGAATACTGCCCCGCGCTCGTTTCACCTGCCGCAGCGGATCACCCGCCGCTCCGTCACTATGAAATCGATCAGCCGCTCGAACGGACCCACGGGCAAGGTCGGCACGACCTGGAACTCGTAAGCGAGCGCGATCCTCTTGCCGGAGAAGGCCTTGAGGTTCGCATCGTAGAAGCCCTTTCCAAAGCCCATGCGCCTCCCCGAAAGATCGAACGCGACGCCGGGCACTATGAGGACGCCTAGCGTGTTGATATCGCGCAGCCTGCTCTGTTTGGCAGTGGGGGCGCGAAACCCGGTCTCGCCGGGCAGGAGCTCCTCGAGGTTTGTGACCCGAAAGTACGCGATCCCGCCGCGCTCCTCGTCCCTGGCCGGGAAATATATCTCCTTGCGATGGCGGTCCCCCTCGACGAACAGCCTCTCCGTGCGGGCCTCGTTGCCGAAGGCGGCGTAGAGCCCTATGCGGAGCACGGTGCGAAACTCCTCAGTGCCCATCACGCGATGCTCGATCTCCTCGGAGAGGCGTTTTACCTCCTCTTCGGACATCTCGTCGCGCGTCGCGAGTATGCGGTTGTAAAGACGAACCTTGCTCTCGGATGACATCGCACCACCTCACGCATGGGAGGGGACGGACCGAGCCGTGGACGGGTAAGGAAAACGAAGGTCGGGCAAGCGCTTTTGGCCTATAACGAAAGCCTCAGGCAGCGCTGCCGTCCGGCCGCCAGGAGTGCGGCGGACGATTTAGAAGATAGACAAACGGCGCCGGCGATCTTCCGCAGCGCCCTGGATTCTAAACCCTCTTTCGAGGTATTGGACCGACCCGTCTTATTCACCAGCCATGCTCCGCATCCGGCAATCAAGCCATGCCTGATCGCCCCTCAATCTCGAATGCCTATAATTCATCGAACCAAACAATTCAAGGGCGAGTTTTGCCAAAAAAATCCCCCCGCAATGGCCGTGTGGCGTCACCATTTTGAACCCGACTCAGTCAGGTGGGTGATCGTATTGCCGCTTCAGGCTTCCGCGCAATTTAGCGCGCGGCGTGCACACCGCGGCAAGGCACAATCCCCAAAAATGGCATCGACGGTTCTAAAATGATATAGACGCCAAAGCACGCACCCAGCAGGGGGAAATTCTATTCCCTTTTTTAAAGAGCAATTTACAGCTGTAAATCAACCAGTTCTATCATGTCCTTAATCTTTTTCTCCGCCTTTCCGATCCTGTCGTCGCGGTCTATCTTGAACTTGAAATACTCATCCGCGATGTTCATTGCCGCCAGAATCGCCACGTTCAAAGAGGCCACGGACTTGGTGCTCTGCATGACCTCGTTTATCTTCTGATCCACAAACCCTGCAATCCTGCGAACATAGTCATCGTTCGACTCGCTCTTGACCATGAACTTCTGGCCCATGATAGCTATCTCTGTCGTCTTCTTCACAGGGTCACCCTTTCTCTCGGCCACACATATAATGATAGTTGCAGGGGGCCAGCTGAGTCAAGCTAATCCAAGCCTGCAGCTGCCCATCTTTTCTTTTTAATTACAGCTGGTTGTCACTATATCCACGAAACTGGTTTGAGAATACATAAAGCAAAACTTTAGACAAGCTCAAAAAGTATCTCCCTATTGGGTATATCGACCTCGGAGACCTCGATATCCAACTTGTCGCCCACCTTGAAGGTCTTTTTCTTGCGTTTGCCGACGAACGCACAGGTGCGCTCGTCATAGGTGTAGGTATCGTCGCATAGTGTGCTCACGTGGATCAGCCCCTCGACAAAATAATCGATGAGCTCCACGAAAATTCCAAACTTGGCGATATGCGAGATTATGCCTGCGAAGCGCTGGCCCACCCTCTCTTGCATGAAGAGCGCCGCATAGAGTTTGGCCATCTCGCGTTCCGCCTCCATGGCAATGCGCTCCCGCTTTGAGCAGTGCAGAGCCATCTCATCGAGGCTGGCCTGCCACCTCTTCACCGCTTTCTGATCAAGACCGCCCCCCCTTCCGCCTTTGGCCTTGGGGCCCCCGGCCGTCTTCCTGTGCAATGTCTGCGCCAAAAGCCTGTGCACGACGAGATCGGGATAGCGCCGGATCGGGGAGGTGAAGTGACAGTAGCACTTCGAGGCGAGGCCGTAGTGGCCTATATTTTTCGGGCTGTAGACCGCCTGCGCCATGGAGCGGAGCAGCATGTGATTGACCATTCGCTCGAAAGGTTTTCCGCGCGCCCACGCCACGACCTTTGCGAGCCTTGCGGGCCCGACCCCGGGCCCTACCCTCTCGCCGAAGCCCAGGTTGTGCAGCATGACGGCGAACTCGCTCAGCTTGTCCGCGGGCGGCGCCTCGTGCGCGCGATACAGACAGCCGGCCTCCTGCTCCGTGAGAAACTCGGCCACGGCCTCGTTGGCCGCGATCATGAACTCCTCGATCATCATGTGGCCCACGTGGCGCTCGGAGCGCACGATGTCCTCGACGCCGCCCTGCATGTCGATCTGAATCTCGGGCTCCGGGAGATCGAAGTCGATGGAGCCGCGCGCGATCCTGCGCCGGCGCAGCTTCTCGAAACAGAGCTTCATCGTGCGGAGCTCGTTCGCGGCCCTCCCCAGTTTCGCTGTCGCGGCAGGATCGGCGTCCGCGAGCACCTGTTTCACCTGAGTATAGGTTAGACGCGCCATGCTCTTTATCACGCTCTTGAAAAAGCGGCTGCCCACGATCCGGCCGTCCTGGCCCACCGTCATCTCCGCAGTGAAGGTGAGCCTTGGCTCGTTTGGCCTCAGGCTGCACGCGAAGTTCGAGAGGGCCTCGGGCAACATCGGTATGCAGTCGCCGGGGAAATAAACCGACGTGCCCCGCTCGTAAGCCGCGCCGTCGAGCGCCGATCCCGGCTCCACGAAATGCGAGACGTCGGCGATGGAGACCAGGAGTGTGAATTCGCCTCCTGCAAGCCTTCTTACGGCGACCGCATCGTCGAAGTCCTTTGCGGTCTCGCCGTCGATGGTGACGAAGGGCACGTTGCTCAAGTCCTCGCGATATTCAAGCTCCGCCGTTGCATCGAACTTCGAGACCTCCTCCGCCTCGCGCTCGGCCGCGCGATCGAAGTCGCGCGTGAGTTGGTGGCGCACGATCACCGCATGCGTCTCGGTCTCTATCTCGCCGCGGCTGCCCAGCACCCGCTCCACCGCGCCTTCCATCGGATCCTCTCCGCGAGGATATTTTTCGATGATCACGATGACGTTGTCGCCGCTCTTAGCCTGACCCAGCCTGTCCGCACGAACGATCACGCGGTGATGGACCCTGCGATCGTCCGCTATCACCTCATAGGTGTTTTCACGGCGCTCGAGCCTGCCGACAAGCTTCTTCATGCGGCGCTCGACGACTTTGTTTATGCGACCCTCCGTGCTCTTTCCCCTACCCTTGATCGCCTTGGCTTCAACGAGGTCCGCATGCAATGCGTCGCCAATGAAGCGCGCGGGTATGAACAGATCATCTCCTCCATCGACCGGGATCACAAATCCGTAGCCGTCGCGATGGATCCTGAGCTCCCCAATGACGCCCTTGCCTGTGCCGGCCCGGGTTGCGGGCTGCTGCGTGCGTTTTTGCGCGCGTTCATGCCTGCCAGGCCGTCCCTGAGCCCTCTTCCGTCCCATCTTGCGTCCCCTTCGTCCCATGAATGCGAGAATAAGCCCAAACTCCAAGGAAAACAAGGAATGCTGAGAATGTTTGCGTTCTTGGACTTTCCTGATATAGAGTTACCACTGAACGCAGGGGGCGTAGATGGCGATCAGCAAGTCCAGAAAAAAGATTGTCAAAAAGGCAAAGAAGCCGGCAAAGAAAGCCAGGCCAAAGGCCCCTGCGAAAAAGGCCGCGAAGAAATCCGCAAAGAAGACTGCGAAGAAGATTGCGAAGAAATCCGCGGCAAAAAAATCCCCTCCCAAGAAAATCGCGAAGAAGAAGATAATGAAAAAGAAGGCCGCCGGCGCATTGAAACGTGCGGTCAGGCGGACGACGACCGAGATCCAGCCGGCGCTCCCTGAGGCAGTCCTTCTACATATAGATGACCTCGAGTCCATGGTGGCCCACGCCTCCCGCGAAGCGTCGGAACGAGTCTCCGCCGAGGCCAAGAAGTTCGAGATCGGCGTGCCGACCAACGGGCTCGCCGCCCCGCAGGGCGAATTGCCCTGGGAGTACGGCAAGGACAGGGCAGTGCTTCTGGTCGTGGACCCGACCTTCGTCTTCACCTACTGGGAAGTGACGAACGACTCCATCAAAAGGGCCACTGAAAGCCTGGGCAACGACGGCAAGCTCACCCTGCGCTTCTACGACGTGACGAGGACCCACTCGATCGAAGGGAGCAACTTCTGGGACGTCGAGGTCTTCGACAGGCTGGGCAACTGGTACCTGAGGCTCCTGGGCCCTGAACAGAAAATATGCCTCGAGGTGGGGCTCAAAAATTCGGCCGGCCATTTTTACGCGCTCGCGCGCTCCAGCGTCATGAGGCTGCCTCCGCAGGGGCTTGCGAAGCCGGGACCCATCAAGTGGATGGTGGTGACGCCTGCGGGCGACAAGCTCATCTCCGACGTCGAGGATTACACCGACGCCGATCTGGATCTCTTAAAGAGGATACTGGGGCCTTATTTCTACGACCTGCTGATGCGCGGGAAGCTCGCCAC
Encoded proteins:
- a CDS encoding TIGR00282 family metallophosphoesterase, which produces MKILVIGDIFGRPGREAIRELLPGLVREHRADFVIANAENAAGGRGLTPKIADELFESPIDVMTAGNHIWEHNEIHPYFDSHPILRPHNVSEHLPGKGNGIFTARNGARVGVVSLQGMIFMDDKGEKAVNPFLSADALVTSMRGKCDLIVIDFHAEATSEKRALAWYLDGRVSAFLGTHTHVQTADEEILPGGTAYISDIGMTGPHASVIGLAKEVAIHRFLTGEKKGFKVAEEGVRLEGVLLDLDEKTGRALSIKRIQKRLP
- the rny gene encoding ribonuclease Y, which translates into the protein MEIWQAIVFLAVSIGAGFAVGTAVRRKIGKKRVEEAEQKSQSMLRDAEQQARSMKKEAELTAKDMQLRAREAFEKESQEKQRELNLTEKRLQQKEDNLEKKFELVEKKEEEVVKAEQSIVDRKKHVEGLEKRYMDLVTETKRKLEQVAGITTDEAKRQLKEALVDEAKQDAAREIQEVEERAKEESQKKAKFIISTAMERMASDYTAERAISVVQLPSDDMKGRIIGREGRNIRALEAATGIDIVIDDTPEAVILSGFNPVRREIARITLENLIADGRIHPTRIEEMVQKVTKEVEASVKETGEQLCLELNVPNVHPELVKLLGSLKYRFSFAQNVLAHTREVAYLAGMMAAELGLDEVKARRAGLLHDIGKAVSHEVEGSHALIGMEYAKKYREDPEVVHAIGSHHEDIEQNTPLDMVVDCADALSGARPGVRREVLEAYVKRLEDLERISKSFAGVEKSYAIQAGREVRVMVVNDKVNDAEAVVLSKDIAKKIEAEMTYPGQIKVTVIRETRATEYAK
- a CDS encoding 5-formyltetrahydrofolate cyclo-ligase, whose product is MSSESKVRLYNRILATRDEMSEEEVKRLSEEIEHRVMGTEEFRTVLRIGLYAAFGNEARTERLFVEGDRHRKEIYFPARDEERGGIAYFRVTNLEELLPGETGFRAPTAKQSRLRDINTLGVLIVPGVAFDLSGRRMGFGKGFYDANLKAFSGKRIALAYEFQVVPTLPVGPFERLIDFIVTERRVIRCGR
- a CDS encoding cell division protein ZapA, encoding MAERKGDPVKKTTEIAIMGQKFMVKSESNDDYVRRIAGFVDQKINEVMQSTKSVASLNVAILAAMNIADEYFKFKIDRDDRIGKAEKKIKDMIELVDLQL
- the rnr gene encoding ribonuclease R; amino-acid sequence: MGRKRAQGRPGRHERAQKRTQQPATRAGTGKGVIGELRIHRDGYGFVIPVDGGDDLFIPARFIGDALHADLVEAKAIKGRGKSTEGRINKVVERRMKKLVGRLERRENTYEVIADDRRVHHRVIVRADRLGQAKSGDNVIVIIEKYPRGEDPMEGAVERVLGSRGEIETETHAVIVRHQLTRDFDRAAEREAEEVSKFDATAELEYREDLSNVPFVTIDGETAKDFDDAVAVRRLAGGEFTLLVSIADVSHFVEPGSALDGAAYERGTSVYFPGDCIPMLPEALSNFACSLRPNEPRLTFTAEMTVGQDGRIVGSRFFKSVIKSMARLTYTQVKQVLADADPAATAKLGRAANELRTMKLCFEKLRRRRIARGSIDFDLPEPEIQIDMQGGVEDIVRSERHVGHMMIEEFMIAANEAVAEFLTEQEAGCLYRAHEAPPADKLSEFAVMLHNLGFGERVGPGVGPARLAKVVAWARGKPFERMVNHMLLRSMAQAVYSPKNIGHYGLASKCYCHFTSPIRRYPDLVVHRLLAQTLHRKTAGGPKAKGGRGGGLDQKAVKRWQASLDEMALHCSKRERIAMEAEREMAKLYAALFMQERVGQRFAGIISHIAKFGIFVELIDYFVEGLIHVSTLCDDTYTYDERTCAFVGKRKKKTFKVGDKLDIEVSEVDIPNREILFELV
- a CDS encoding DUF4912 domain-containing protein — encoded protein: MKKKAAGALKRAVRRTTTEIQPALPEAVLLHIDDLESMVAHASREASERVSAEAKKFEIGVPTNGLAAPQGELPWEYGKDRAVLLVVDPTFVFTYWEVTNDSIKRATESLGNDGKLTLRFYDVTRTHSIEGSNFWDVEVFDRLGNWYLRLLGPEQKICLEVGLKNSAGHFYALARSSVMRLPPQGLAKPGPIKWMVVTPAGDKLISDVEDYTDADLDLLKRILGPYFYDLLMRGKLATITGSSIEAIFYEVENFIGLQAGAGESPGSSPWSMA